The Sandaracinus amylolyticus genomic interval CGCTGCCCGCTCAACTGCGTTTCCTCGCCCAACGAGTCATCGACACGCGCCGTGTGATCGACGAGGGCGCGAGCGCCATCTGGGATCGCACGCCGTGGGAGGACGCCGACATCTTCGCGGCGAACCTGCATTCACGCGGCGCGATGGACGATCGCGACTTCGAGACGTATCGGATGCTCGCGTCGCAGCTCCTCGCCGATGTGCGTCCGCCGGACCTGTTGGTCTACCTGCAGCGCTCGGTGGCGAGCTGTCGCGACAACATCGCACGACGTGGCCGCGATTACGAGGATTCGATCCCGATCTCGTATCTCGAAGACCTGAGTCTCAGGTACGATGCGTTCTTCGAATCGT includes:
- a CDS encoding deoxynucleoside kinase, coding for MAGNVGSGKTTLTHRLVSRLGFVGLFESTEANPYLADFYGDMRRYALPAQLRFLAQRVIDTRRVIDEGASAIWDRTPWEDADIFAANLHSRGAMDDRDFETYRMLASQLLADVRPPDLLVYLQRSVASCRDNIARRGRDYEDSIPISYLEDLSLRYDAFFESWDRSRKLLVRAEDYDFLRDGSHLSELVGRIAESLPQRFLSFG